A single Triticum dicoccoides isolate Atlit2015 ecotype Zavitan chromosome 2A, WEW_v2.0, whole genome shotgun sequence DNA region contains:
- the LOC119354661 gene encoding glutamate receptor 3.5-like: MGWALPLLRVVCLCSLLAVARPARPANVSIGALFTFDSVIGRSARAAIDLAVADVNRDARVLRGTHLSLVAQDTKCSGFVGTIQALQLMEKKVVAVVGPQSSGIAHVVSHVVNELHVPLLSFAATDPALASAQYPYFVRAARGDDSSQMAAVADIVTYYGWREVTVIYVDNDYGRGGVDALGDALEAQRAKVSFKAPFPPDADQAAIADLLVRVTMMESRVCVVHVNPDSGLAVFAAARSLGMMASGYVWIATDWLAAALDSTRPPNPRAMSLVQGVVTLRQHTPDSGAKTSLTSRFAAAQLNRTATLNAFGLAAYDAVWMAARAIDEFLEDGGNVTFSVDPRLQQEVNGSSTLRLDTLRVFDQGEQLLQKVMLANFTGVTGGVRFSADGRSLADPAYEVLNVGGTGVRRVGYWSNHSHLSVAAPTPLRIKTNSSQQQQEQRLYSVIWPGETTSPPRGWVFPNNGRPLRIGVPYRTTQKQFVSKDSGPDGASGYCIDVFKAAVALLPYPVPVSFILFGDGVKNPSYSDLVNKVANNVFDAAVGDVSIVTNRTRVVDFTQPYVESGLVIVSPVKEKSSNAWAFLKPFTLGMWAVTGAFFLFVGAVVWILEHRFNPEFRGSPREQLVTIFWFSFSTMFFAHRENTVSSLGRFVLIIWLFVVLIINSSYTASLTSILTVQQLSTGIQGLDGLLASADPIGYQVGSFAKSYMMQELNVPESRLKELAIDDYAASLQLGPRNGGVAAIVDELPYVDLFLSTNCQFKTVGQEFTKSGWGFAFQRDSPLAVDLSTAILTLSENGDLQRIHDKWLNPGQCDSSQGGDVAADRLNLSSFWGLFLISGVACFIALVIFFTRILCQYGKYNQGDDEGGTPPEDCPVRRPERLRSIRDLITFVDMKEEEAKRAIKRKSSDDRRDRSIASSAGASSFSASTV, translated from the exons atgGGCTGGGCTCTGCCTCTGCTCCGCGTCGTCTGCCTCTGCAGCCTTCTGGCGGTCGCTCGCCCGGCCAGGCCGGCCAACGTCTCCATCGGCGCCCTCTTCACCTTCGACTCCGTCATCGGGAGGTCCGCCAGGGCCGCcatcgacctcgccgtcgccgacgTCAACCGCGACGCCAGAGTCCTCAGGGGGACGCACCTCAGCCTAGTCGCGCAGGACACCAAGTGCAGCGGCTTCGTCGGCACCATCCAAG CGCTGCAGCTAATGGAGAagaaggtggtggcggtggtggggccGCAGTCGTCGGGGATCGCCCACGTGGTGTCGCACGTAGTCAACGAGCTCCACGTCCCGCTGCTCTCCTTCGCCGCCACCGACCCGGCGCTCGCCTCCGCCCAGTACCCCTACTTCGTCCGCGCAGCCCGCGGCGACGACTCCTCCCAGATGGCCGCCGTCGCCGACATCGTCACCTACTATGGCTGGAGGGAGGTCACCGTCATCTACGTCGACAACGACTACGGCCGCGGCGGCGTCGACGCCCTCGGCGACGCGCTCGAGGCCCAGCGCGCCAAGGTCTCCTTCAAGGCGCCCTTCCCTCCGGACGCCGACCAAGCCGCCATCGCCGACCTGCTCGTGCGGGTCACCATGATGGAGTCCCGCGTCTGCGTCGTCCACGTCAACCCGGACTCCGGCCTCGCCGTCTTCGCCGCCGCGCGCTCCCTCGGCATGATGGCCTCCGGCTACGTCTGGATCGCCACCGACTggctcgccgccgccctcgactccACGCGGCCGCCCAATCCCAGGGCGATGAGCCTCGTGCAGGGCGTGGTCACGCTCCGCCAGCACACCCCGGACTCCGGCGCCAAGACGTCGCTCACCTCCAGATTCGCCGCCGCCCAGCTGAACCGGACCGCCACCCTGAACGCCTTCGGGCTCGCCGCGTACGACGCCGTGTGGATGGCGGCCCGCGCCATCGACGAGTTCCTGGAGGACGGGGGGAACGTCACCTTCTCGGTCGACCCGAGGTTGCAGCAGGAGGTGAACGGGAGCAGCACGCTCCGGCTGGACACGCTCAGAGTGTTCGACCAGGGGGAGCAGCTGCTGCAGAAGGTGATGCTCGCCAACTTCACCGGCGTCACCGGCGGCGTGCGGTTCTCCGCGGACGGCAGGAGCCTGGCCGACCCCGCCTACGAGGTCCTCAACGTCGGTGGCACGGGCGTCCGGCGGGTCGGCTACTGGTCAAACCACTCGCATCTGTCCGTCGCCGCGCCCACTCCGCTCCGAATCAAAACTAACAGcagccagcagcagcaggagcagcggcTGTACAGCGTGATCTGGCCTGGGGAGACGACATCGCCGCCGCGCGGGTGGGTGTTCCCGAACAACGGCCGTCCGCTGAGGATCGGCGTGCCGTACAGGACGACGCAGAAGCAGTTCGTGTCCAAGGACAGCGGCCCCGACGGCGCCAGCGGGTACTGCATCGACGTGTTCAAGGCCGCCGTGGCACTGCTCCCGTACCCTGTCCCCGTGTCCTTCATCCTCTTCGGCGACGGCGTCAAGAACCCCAGCTACAGCGACCTCGTGAACAAGGTGGCCAACAATGTGTTCGACGCGGCGGTGGGCGACGTGTCCATCGTGACGAACCGGACGCGGGTGGTGGACTTCACGCAGCCGTACGTGGAGTCCGGGCTGGTGATCGTGTCGCCGGTCAAGGAGAAGAGCTCCAACGCGTGGGCCTTCCTCAAGCCCTTCACGCTGGGCATGTGGGCCGTCACCGGcgccttcttcctcttcgtcgGCGCCGTCGTCTGGATTCTCGAGCACCGCTTCAACCCGGAGTTCCGCGGATCCCCACGCGAGCAGCTCGTCACCATTTTCTGGTTCAGCTTCTCAACAATGTTCTTCGCGCACA GGGAGAACACTGTGAGCTCTCTGGGTCGTTTCGTGCTCATCATCTGGCTGTTCGTGGTGCTCATCATCAACTCGAGCTACACGGCGAGCCTGACGTCCATCCTGACGGTGCAGCAGCTGTCGACGGGGATCCAGGGGCTGGACGGCCTCCTCGCCAGCGCCGACCCCATCGGCTACCAGGTTGGGTCCTTCGCCAAGAGCTACATGATGCAGGAGCTCAACGTGCCGGAGTCCCGGCTCAAGGAACTTGCCATCGACGACTACGCCGCCAGCCTCCAGCTCGGCCCGCGCAACGGCGGCGTCGCTGCGATCGTGGACGAGCTGCCCTACGTCgacctcttcctctccaccaactGCCAGTTCAAGACCGTGGGACAAGAATTCACCAAGAGCGGATGGGGATTC GCTTTCCAGCGGGACTCGCCTCTGGCGGTGGACCTGTCGACGGCGATCCTGACGCTGTCGGAGAACGGCGACCTGCAGCGGATCCACGACAAGTGGCTCAACCCGGGGCAGTGCGACTCGTCGCAGGGCGGCGACGTGGCGGCCGACAGGCTCAACCTCAGCAGCTTCTGGGgactcttcctcatctccggcgtcGCCTGCTTCATTGCATTGGTCATCTTCTTCACCAGGATACTGTGCCAGTACGGCAAGTACAACCAGGGCGATGACGAAGGTGGAACGCCGCCGGAGGACTGCCcggtgcggcggccggagcggctGAGGAGCATCAGGGATCTGATAACGTTCGTGGacatgaaggaggaggaggccaagaGGGCCATCAAAAGGAAGTCGAGCGACGACCGCCGGGACAGGTCCATCGCCAGCTCCGCCGGGGCATCCTCCTTCTCCGCATCCACGGTGTAG
- the LOC119359391 gene encoding uncharacterized protein LOC119359391: MEESISSSRTPGASASVLDGDVDCCASGSATAVASDDSGWTAYFIDGDDTCLQLHNSQEVPAKKPHGARASTSTLSTASKTKAKAKKAAGTEENTRKKMPRLEPADEDPLQDTACSPANASYATRQLHLQDGWQIAGCECEQRSSSGAPAAPQWVEYCRRRQWDSSREGPDAEIKEVLA, translated from the exons ATGGAGGAATCCATCAGCTCGTCTAGGACCCCGGGTGCTTCAGCTTCAGTCTTGGACGGCGACGTCGACTGCTGCGCATCCGGGTCTGCGACCGCCGTGGCTTCCGACGACAGCGGCTGGACGGCCTACTTCATCGACGGCGACGACACCTGCCTGCAGTTGCACAACTCCCAAGAGGTGCCAGCGAAGAAGCCCCACGGCGCCCGCGCCTCCACTTCCACCTTGTCCACCGCCAGCAAGACCAAGGCCAAGGCGAAGAAGGCAGCAGGCACCGAGGAGAACACCAGGAAGAAGATGCCTCGTTTGGAACCAGCTGATGAAGACCCTCTCCAAGACACAGCCTGCTCCCCTGCAAACGCTAGCTATGCAACTCGTCAACTTCACCTGCAG GATGGCTGGCAAATTGCTGGCTGCGAGTGTGAGCAGAGATCATCGTCAGGGGCACCAGCAGCGCCGCAGTGGGTTGAGTACTGCAGGAGACGCCAATGGGATTCTTCTCGGGAGGGGCCGGATGCAGAAATTAAAGAGGTGTTGGCTTAG